Proteins co-encoded in one Microbacterium hydrocarbonoxydans genomic window:
- a CDS encoding iron chelate uptake ABC transporter family permease subunit, producing MTALLPSPPDVDAGRRVLTLQSAVFSRRISVRATVVTVGAVLAAAAVGIIALTLGDAPFSPGEVLGALLGVGEPRAQLVIIEWRLPRVLAALLFGTALGLGGAIFQSLTRNPLGSPDVIGFDAGAYTGALLVITTMQISVVSTAAAALAGGAATALLVYLLAFRRGFTGFRLIIVGIGVASMLASVNTWLILNADLRIAMLASAWGAGSLNAITAEQVGIAACVIIPVATALTIFADRMHLLEHGDDTSSALGIRTGGVRLTLVILGVCLTAAVTAMAGPIAFISLAAPQIARRLTGSPSVTLTASAAVGALLLVSSDALAQRLFAPTQLPVGIVTVCLGGVYLVWLLIQEARRR from the coding sequence GTGACGGCGCTCCTGCCTTCCCCTCCCGACGTCGACGCGGGCCGCCGGGTGCTCACGCTGCAGTCAGCCGTGTTCTCACGTCGGATCAGCGTTCGCGCCACAGTCGTGACAGTCGGCGCGGTGCTGGCCGCGGCTGCGGTCGGGATCATCGCGCTCACTCTCGGCGATGCCCCGTTCTCACCCGGCGAGGTGCTCGGCGCCCTGCTCGGCGTCGGCGAGCCGCGCGCGCAGCTGGTGATCATCGAATGGCGCCTTCCTCGCGTGCTGGCCGCCCTGCTGTTCGGCACGGCGCTCGGCCTCGGCGGAGCGATCTTCCAGTCCCTCACCCGCAACCCGCTGGGCAGCCCCGACGTGATCGGATTCGACGCGGGCGCATACACGGGCGCCCTCCTCGTGATCACCACCATGCAGATCAGCGTCGTCTCGACAGCCGCTGCCGCGCTCGCCGGAGGCGCAGCGACCGCGCTGCTCGTGTATCTGCTCGCGTTCCGCCGAGGATTCACGGGGTTCCGCCTCATCATCGTCGGCATCGGCGTGGCGTCCATGCTCGCATCGGTCAACACCTGGCTGATCCTCAACGCCGATCTGCGCATTGCGATGCTCGCGAGCGCCTGGGGCGCGGGGTCGTTGAACGCGATCACGGCCGAGCAGGTCGGGATCGCCGCGTGCGTGATCATCCCCGTCGCGACAGCGCTGACGATCTTCGCCGACCGCATGCACCTGCTCGAACACGGAGACGACACGTCATCGGCGCTGGGGATCCGCACAGGCGGGGTCCGCCTGACGCTCGTGATCCTCGGGGTGTGCCTCACGGCGGCGGTGACCGCCATGGCCGGTCCGATCGCGTTCATCTCGCTGGCGGCGCCTCAGATCGCGCGACGGCTGACAGGCTCCCCCAGCGTGACGCTCACGGCCTCGGCGGCGGTCGGAGCGCTTTTGCTGGTGTCGAGCGACGCTCTGGCTCAACGGCTGTTCGCGCCGACGCAGCTCCCCGTCGGGATCGTGACCGTCTGCCTCGGCGGCGTGTACCTGGTCTGGCTGCTCATTCAGGAAGCGAGAAGGCGATGA